In one Mucilaginibacter ginsenosidivorax genomic region, the following are encoded:
- a CDS encoding MFS transporter, with translation MIDAPALPVLNNKRTLRIAVGAMFFMAGLSFSSWASRIATVQQTMGLSDAALGAVLFSLPVGLMASLPFSGWVITKIGSRRLLISALLVYACALVTLGLAQNTFQLIICLVCFGFSSNAVNIAVNTQAVAAEEIYQRPILASFHGLWSLAGFVGGGFGTLMIAFKIAPVYHFLFMLLVIITGLAISARYLKDDKVASAGPAFVMPDKSLIKLGIIAFCSMICEGAMFDWSVIYFKKIVLAPAEWVGIGFTAFMCTMFIGRFVADGFAHRYGLKRTLQVSGALTATGLTIAVIFPNFYTAIFGFLLVGAGVSSVVPMVYSAAGKSKTMLPGVALAAVSTIGFLGFFVGPPVIGFIAGVATLRASFVLIALMGLSVVLVSTKAKLDS, from the coding sequence ATGATAGATGCACCCGCCCTACCGGTTTTAAATAACAAAAGAACACTGCGCATTGCGGTGGGCGCTATGTTTTTTATGGCCGGGCTAAGCTTTTCAAGCTGGGCGTCGCGGATAGCTACTGTACAGCAAACCATGGGCCTGTCTGATGCAGCCCTTGGCGCCGTATTATTCTCGCTACCCGTTGGGCTGATGGCATCGCTTCCATTTTCCGGCTGGGTTATTACCAAAATTGGCAGCCGCAGGTTGCTTATCAGCGCATTACTGGTTTATGCCTGCGCATTGGTTACTTTGGGCCTGGCCCAAAACACTTTTCAGCTTATTATTTGCCTGGTTTGTTTTGGCTTTAGCAGTAACGCCGTTAACATTGCGGTAAACACACAGGCCGTGGCGGCCGAAGAAATATACCAACGGCCTATATTGGCATCCTTCCATGGTTTATGGAGCCTGGCAGGTTTTGTTGGCGGCGGCTTTGGCACGCTAATGATTGCATTTAAAATAGCGCCCGTATATCACTTTTTGTTTATGTTGCTGGTTATCATAACGGGGCTGGCTATATCTGCCCGTTATTTAAAAGATGATAAAGTAGCCAGCGCAGGGCCTGCATTTGTTATGCCCGATAAATCGCTCATTAAATTAGGCATTATTGCATTCTGTTCGATGATATGCGAAGGGGCCATGTTCGACTGGAGCGTTATCTACTTCAAAAAAATTGTGCTTGCGCCTGCCGAGTGGGTGGGTATTGGTTTTACCGCTTTTATGTGTACCATGTTTATCGGCAGGTTTGTAGCCGATGGATTTGCCCATAGGTACGGATTAAAACGCACCTTACAGGTAAGCGGCGCCTTAACAGCCACCGGCCTTACTATCGCTGTAATTTTCCCTAATTTTTACACCGCCATATTCGGGTTCCTGTTAGTTGGTGCAGGTGTATCATCCGTTGTACCCATGGTGTACAGCGCTGCCGGCAAATCAAAAACTATGCTGCCGGGCGTTGCTTTGGCTGCGGTATCAACCATAGGTTTCCTGGGCTTTTTTGTTGGCCCCCCGGTTATCGGGTTCATTGCGGGCGTTGCCACATTACGCGCCTCATTTGTGCTTATTGCGCTCATGGGCCTTTCTGTAGTTTTGGTATCTACCAAAGCTAAACTCGATTCTTAG
- a CDS encoding PDDEXK nuclease domain-containing protein has translation MNIKDYQSLLADIKAKIRNAQIKAALAVNAEMMMLYWDIGKTIKQLQSEQGWGATVVARLANDIKNELPEVKGFSERNLLFMVQFYKEYDTENIIVKRTVSQLENTNHTKNEFMKQAVSQIPWGHNILLMQKIKEKEIRFWYVQQTLLNGWSRDVLSLMIKSNLHLRQGEAINNFSKTLPDSQSELVKETLKDPYIFDFITITQPFTERELETELIKHVEKFLLELGAGFAFVGRQYKLVVGDQDFYLDLLFYHLKMRCFVVIDLKRGDFKPEYAGKMNFYCSAVDDLIKHPTDKPTIGLILCQTKNKVMAEYALRDMSKPIGVSEFELTRSLPQNLRSSLPTIEEIENELKIKRAQ, from the coding sequence ATGAATATTAAAGATTATCAATCTTTGTTAGCAGATATAAAGGCAAAAATTCGCAATGCACAAATTAAAGCAGCTCTCGCGGTAAATGCCGAAATGATGATGCTGTACTGGGATATTGGCAAAACTATCAAGCAACTTCAAAGCGAACAAGGTTGGGGAGCGACGGTCGTAGCCCGGTTAGCCAATGATATTAAAAATGAGCTACCGGAGGTAAAAGGTTTTTCTGAACGAAATCTTTTATTTATGGTTCAGTTTTATAAAGAATATGATACTGAAAATATAATTGTGAAACGGACTGTTTCACAATTAGAAAACACCAATCATACTAAAAACGAATTTATGAAACAGGCTGTTTCACAAATTCCATGGGGGCATAATATTTTGCTAATGCAAAAGATTAAAGAAAAGGAGATACGTTTTTGGTATGTACAGCAAACGCTCTTAAATGGATGGAGCAGGGATGTGCTTTCATTAATGATAAAAAGTAACCTTCATCTTCGACAAGGAGAGGCGATCAATAATTTTTCAAAAACTTTGCCCGATTCACAATCTGAACTGGTAAAGGAAACACTAAAGGATCCATACATCTTTGACTTTATTACGATTACACAGCCATTTACGGAGCGAGAATTGGAAACTGAGCTGATAAAGCATGTAGAAAAGTTTCTATTGGAATTAGGCGCTGGCTTTGCTTTTGTAGGCAGGCAATATAAATTGGTTGTCGGTGATCAAGATTTCTATTTAGACCTCTTATTCTACCATCTTAAAATGAGATGTTTTGTTGTTATTGACTTAAAAAGAGGTGACTTTAAGCCAGAATATGCAGGCAAAATGAATTTCTATTGTTCGGCGGTGGATGATCTTATAAAACATCCTACCGATAAACCAACTATTGGTCTTATTCTTTGTCAAACTAAAAATAAGGTTATGGCAGAGTATGCGTTAAGAGATATGAGTAAACCCATAGGAGTTTCGGAATTCGAATTAACCAGGTCATTGCCCCAAAATTTACGATCAAGTTTACCAACTATTGAGGAAATAGAAAACGAGTTAAAAATAAAAAGGGCTCAGTGA
- a CDS encoding DsbA family oxidoreductase — translation MMKVEIWSDVMCPFCYIGKRRFEEALEQFEHKDQVEIEWKSFQLNPDMKTDPNINISQYLADVKGWTLEYAQQMNNHVTQMAAEVGLTYDFDRSVVANSFKAHRFSHLAKKHGLGDKAEEALFKAYFTDGLNIDDTNTLVNLGTGIGLDVAEIKQVLESDTYADDVKHDIAEAQQLGIRGVPFFVMNNKYGVSGAQAVPVFQETIQKSFAEWQQENSKPALTIIEGESCGPDGDCA, via the coding sequence ATGATGAAAGTAGAGATCTGGAGCGACGTAATGTGCCCGTTTTGTTATATAGGCAAACGCCGGTTTGAGGAAGCTTTGGAACAATTTGAACATAAAGACCAGGTTGAAATTGAATGGAAAAGCTTTCAGCTTAACCCGGATATGAAAACTGACCCCAACATTAACATTAGCCAATACCTGGCCGATGTAAAAGGCTGGACGCTTGAATATGCCCAACAAATGAACAACCACGTAACCCAGATGGCAGCCGAAGTTGGCCTCACCTATGACTTTGACCGGTCGGTTGTTGCCAATAGCTTTAAAGCGCATCGTTTTAGCCACCTGGCTAAAAAGCATGGCCTGGGCGACAAAGCGGAAGAAGCATTGTTTAAAGCTTACTTTACCGATGGTTTAAATATTGATGATACCAATACGCTGGTAAACCTGGGCACCGGCATTGGCCTTGATGTGGCCGAAATAAAACAAGTGCTGGAAAGCGACACTTATGCCGACGATGTAAAGCACGACATTGCCGAAGCGCAGCAACTGGGTATCAGGGGCGTTCCGTTTTTTGTGATGAATAACAAATATGGCGTATCCGGCGCGCAGGCGGTTCCGGTTTTCCAGGAGACTATACAAAAATCGTTTGCCGAATGGCAGCAGGAAAACAGCAAACCGGCGCTAACTATTATTGAGGGTGAATCGTGCGGACCGGACGGCGACTGCGCTTAA
- the budA gene encoding acetolactate decarboxylase, translating into MQKRHITFCLLSMFVLCCNATIAQQKTKPAGTGDNLFSAGFASGFIGGLYDNWYPYRQLQKHGDFGLGAPGHLDGELLMLHGKIYQTRATGKTTLVADTGKLPYAIVCFFKAKRTFKHTGNLNKTALYALLDSLLSNQNGIYAIHIKGDFKLVKTRAFPPVEKPYLPLASMLSRQHFFEHTNLQGDLVGFRIPAYMEGAHISGYHFHFLSMDKTAGGHLIDLDAADITIEVDTLTSYTMDLPQTADFNNFDFKKDRKEEIKSVENGKKQ; encoded by the coding sequence ATGCAAAAACGCCATATTACTTTTTGTTTGTTATCCATGTTTGTTTTATGCTGCAACGCAACCATCGCCCAGCAAAAAACAAAACCTGCCGGTACCGGCGATAACCTGTTCAGTGCCGGCTTTGCCTCTGGTTTTATAGGCGGGCTGTATGATAACTGGTATCCCTACAGGCAACTTCAAAAACATGGCGATTTTGGCCTCGGTGCCCCCGGCCACCTGGATGGCGAATTGCTGATGCTGCATGGAAAGATATACCAAACGAGGGCAACTGGTAAAACAACCCTGGTTGCCGATACCGGTAAACTGCCATATGCAATAGTTTGCTTTTTTAAAGCAAAAAGAACCTTTAAACATACCGGAAACTTAAATAAAACGGCGCTTTATGCCCTGTTAGATAGCCTGCTCAGCAATCAAAATGGGATTTATGCTATTCATATTAAAGGTGATTTTAAGCTTGTTAAAACCCGGGCTTTCCCGCCGGTTGAAAAGCCTTACCTGCCGCTTGCCTCCATGCTAAGCAGGCAGCATTTTTTTGAACATACCAACCTGCAGGGCGATCTTGTAGGCTTCCGCATCCCGGCATATATGGAGGGGGCCCATATCAGCGGGTATCATTTTCATTTCCTGTCGATGGATAAAACAGCCGGCGGCCACCTGATTGACCTGGATGCAGCGGATATTACGATAGAAGTTGATACCCTTACCAGCTACACCATGGATTTGCCCCAAACTGCCGATTTCAATAACTTCGACTTTAAAAAGGACCGTAAGGAAGAGATAAAAAGCGTAGAAAACGGGAAGAAGCAATAG
- a CDS encoding helix-turn-helix domain-containing protein yields the protein MLQLEKGKYFGIQNKAIHLDNLIITDTEYTHDKVDWHTHQNPYFTFLLTGSMQETNKKESYECSAGTLLFHNWQDAHCNIKHPGYTRGFHIELEQDFFDKYQLPLSQMEGSLKLYNPVFKLLFRSMYMETKYTAGIELLSIRESLFKVLGMLVNEKHRETARQPAWVKKIKEVLNGSDIFVLSWDTLASIAQVHPVHLSRCFPKYFNTTVGDYLKKLRIEQAAGLLTKADVSLTQVSYECGFADQSHFIRSFKQAVGVTPLQYRKIITAR from the coding sequence ATGCTTCAGCTTGAAAAGGGAAAATATTTCGGAATCCAGAATAAGGCTATTCATTTGGATAATCTTATTATTACCGATACCGAGTATACACATGATAAGGTTGACTGGCATACACATCAAAACCCCTACTTTACTTTTTTGCTTACGGGTAGCATGCAGGAAACCAACAAAAAAGAAAGCTATGAATGCAGCGCCGGAACTTTGTTGTTCCATAACTGGCAGGATGCGCATTGCAATATCAAACACCCCGGCTATACCCGTGGCTTTCATATTGAATTGGAGCAGGATTTTTTTGACAAGTACCAATTGCCTTTAAGCCAGATGGAAGGCAGCCTGAAACTTTACAACCCGGTTTTCAAACTGCTGTTCCGCAGTATGTATATGGAAACCAAATACACGGCCGGTATCGAACTGCTTTCAATCCGTGAATCGCTTTTTAAAGTCCTGGGTATGTTAGTCAATGAAAAACACCGGGAGACCGCGAGGCAGCCAGCCTGGGTTAAAAAAATAAAAGAGGTTTTAAACGGCAGTGATATATTCGTTTTATCCTGGGATACACTGGCATCCATAGCACAAGTGCACCCGGTACATTTATCGCGCTGTTTCCCTAAATATTTTAATACCACTGTTGGCGATTACCTTAAAAAACTAAGAATAGAACAGGCAGCCGGGTTGTTAACAAAAGCAGATGTTTCGCTTACCCAGGTTAGCTATGAATGCGGTTTTGCAGATCAGAGCCATTTTATCCGGAGTTTTAAGCAGGCGGTAGGGGTTACACCATTACAATACCGAAAAATAATCACCGCACGTTAA
- a CDS encoding DUF3179 domain-containing (seleno)protein has translation MKKYIHRPGIFWIGIILLVVPGLVHAYLLMPFPGSQDLNAITVCYYLEKIVNPLRLIGAIFIIWYLFKFYAKNTQKGKIVKAVVLVLCLGSFYITDYMYKAETMFKETEAAKFANGLSNKVPLNYLVVGVVNNGVAKAYPVIYLGYHHKVQDNVGQQPVLVTYCTMCRTGRVYNPIVNGIRQNFRLVGARHYNAIIEDESTKTWWYQATGNAAVGKLKGQHLQELPYEQLTLGAWLQKHPTSLIMQPDKLYAPDYADLKNYDRVQYIDKDSTLKNKDSLIRKSWVIGVIINGQAKAYDWRHMFHKRILNDELNNNSLLIGIEKDSLSYHVWNAVLNGKTLHFDLDKNDQLTDKETASVWDWDGLCTSGAQKGQRLTKVQAYQEYWHSWKHFHPKTIFWKEGEREEPLAVIFGF, from the coding sequence ATGAAGAAATATATACACAGACCAGGAATATTTTGGATTGGGATTATTTTGTTGGTTGTACCGGGCCTGGTACATGCCTACCTGCTGATGCCGTTCCCCGGCAGCCAGGATTTGAATGCTATTACGGTATGTTATTACCTTGAAAAAATTGTAAACCCGCTACGCTTAATAGGTGCAATTTTTATTATTTGGTACCTGTTTAAGTTTTACGCAAAAAACACGCAAAAAGGCAAAATAGTTAAAGCCGTAGTATTGGTGCTTTGCCTTGGCAGCTTTTACATTACCGATTACATGTACAAAGCCGAAACTATGTTTAAGGAAACGGAGGCTGCTAAATTTGCCAACGGTTTATCAAACAAAGTCCCTTTAAATTATTTGGTTGTGGGAGTGGTAAATAATGGTGTTGCCAAGGCTTACCCTGTTATTTATTTGGGCTATCATCATAAAGTACAGGATAATGTGGGCCAGCAGCCTGTTTTGGTTACCTATTGTACCATGTGCCGCACGGGCAGGGTTTATAACCCAATTGTGAATGGCATACGTCAAAATTTCAGGTTAGTAGGGGCAAGGCACTATAACGCCATTATTGAAGACGAAAGTACCAAAACCTGGTGGTACCAGGCTACCGGTAACGCCGCGGTGGGTAAATTGAAGGGCCAGCATTTACAGGAGTTGCCTTATGAGCAATTAACTCTCGGAGCATGGTTGCAAAAGCACCCCACATCGCTTATTATGCAGCCCGATAAGCTGTATGCTCCTGATTATGCCGATCTTAAAAATTATGATCGCGTGCAGTACATAGATAAAGACAGCACGCTGAAAAACAAGGATTCGCTGATCCGTAAAAGCTGGGTTATAGGGGTGATCATTAACGGCCAGGCCAAAGCTTATGACTGGCGGCACATGTTTCACAAGCGGATACTGAACGATGAACTTAACAATAATTCGCTGCTGATAGGCATCGAGAAGGATAGCCTGAGCTATCACGTATGGAATGCCGTGCTTAATGGTAAAACACTTCATTTCGACCTGGATAAAAACGATCAGCTTACCGACAAGGAAACTGCCTCTGTTTGGGATTGGGATGGTTTGTGTACTTCAGGAGCGCAAAAAGGGCAACGGCTTACCAAGGTGCAGGCCTACCAGGAATACTGGCATTCGTGGAAACATTTTCACCCCAAAACCATATTCTGGAAGGAAGGTGAACGCGAGGAGCCTTTGGCTGTTATTTTTGGCTTTTAA
- a CDS encoding serine hydrolase domain-containing protein, with the protein MLLSTYSKNRLTALLILLLISCGCMAQSGMKPYEGHWEGLLNHPENFSINVSVKKLGANAYTFQLSSAGKSIQRKFGLSANRFDIKIDSNLAVKGIVGEGQIRLFIRSVQWSYHLVLKQQPGNTYAGRWNILFVPNLKPQFYIDVENTDSTKYEAYIFLGDTRFSGFASGGLTLQADSVKFMDYRTGLKFKGKLFKDAITLQAGIAGLPISDVTIHRSAKDWDLTGGNPKMPFNGKVPADMQDGLPVNSLKAAGLDERYLKLMADSINANKITNTHSVLISRNGKLVYEQYFNGYDEATVHDLRSASKSISSAVVGIAMDRGLLKDTAQKLFQFLPERYKHAADGDAWKQAISIGSLLTMSSGLDAIDFGIDRKSVASEDEYQNSADWLKTVVEAPMINYPGTHANYSSANPYLLGVIVDTVVKQPLEFFIDENLFEPLGISNYIVFDDPLHRPYFGGGMLLRPRDLLKFGLLYADGGKWHNRQIVSKNWVDASFKKYLVLENHNEKNEYGFLWWHYHYKVNGQTISTIEARGAGGQYIFIVPQYQMVAVITSGNFRNRRVWQPEKIMENYILKAVMAK; encoded by the coding sequence ATGTTATTAAGCACATATTCAAAAAATAGGTTAACTGCATTACTAATCCTGTTGCTAATCAGTTGTGGCTGCATGGCCCAGTCAGGGATGAAACCATACGAAGGCCACTGGGAGGGCTTACTAAATCATCCGGAGAATTTTAGCATTAATGTATCTGTAAAAAAGTTGGGCGCCAATGCATATACGTTTCAATTGTCATCTGCCGGGAAATCAATTCAAAGGAAATTTGGCTTATCGGCCAATAGGTTTGATATCAAAATAGATAGCAATCTTGCTGTTAAAGGCATTGTCGGGGAGGGGCAAATCCGGCTCTTTATCCGTTCTGTTCAGTGGAGCTATCACCTGGTATTGAAACAGCAACCGGGAAATACTTATGCCGGCCGTTGGAATATTCTTTTTGTGCCCAACCTGAAACCTCAATTTTATATTGATGTGGAGAACACCGATTCTACCAAATATGAGGCCTATATTTTCCTGGGCGATACACGTTTTTCGGGATTTGCCAGCGGCGGATTGACTTTGCAGGCCGATAGTGTGAAATTCATGGACTACCGCACAGGCTTAAAATTTAAAGGCAAATTGTTTAAAGACGCCATTACCTTGCAAGCTGGAATAGCCGGTTTGCCCATTAGCGATGTCACTATACACCGCTCGGCCAAGGATTGGGATTTAACAGGTGGAAACCCCAAAATGCCTTTTAATGGTAAAGTGCCGGCCGATATGCAGGACGGCTTGCCTGTAAATAGTTTAAAAGCCGCCGGTTTGGATGAACGCTATTTAAAATTGATGGCAGATAGTATTAACGCCAATAAAATAACAAATACACATAGCGTTCTTATCAGCCGCAATGGAAAGTTGGTTTATGAACAATATTTTAATGGCTATGATGAAGCAACGGTACATGATCTCCGTTCGGCCTCAAAAAGTATCTCGTCGGCAGTTGTGGGCATTGCTATGGACAGAGGTTTACTAAAGGACACGGCTCAAAAGCTGTTTCAGTTTTTGCCGGAGAGATATAAACACGCCGCCGATGGCGATGCCTGGAAACAAGCTATCAGTATCGGCAGCCTGCTTACCATGAGCTCGGGCTTGGATGCGATAGACTTTGGGATTGATCGTAAATCTGTGGCATCCGAAGATGAATACCAGAACTCGGCCGACTGGCTTAAAACGGTGGTTGAGGCCCCCATGATAAACTATCCCGGAACGCATGCCAATTACAGTTCGGCTAACCCGTATTTATTGGGTGTAATTGTAGATACTGTTGTAAAACAACCACTTGAATTCTTTATCGACGAGAATCTTTTTGAGCCCTTAGGTATATCCAACTATATAGTTTTTGACGATCCTTTGCACCGCCCGTATTTTGGAGGAGGTATGCTGTTGCGCCCGCGCGACCTGTTGAAATTCGGTTTGCTTTATGCCGATGGCGGTAAATGGCATAACAGGCAAATCGTTAGTAAAAACTGGGTTGATGCATCATTTAAAAAATACCTGGTACTTGAAAATCACAATGAGAAAAACGAGTACGGGTTTTTATGGTGGCATTATCACTATAAGGTAAACGGCCAAACTATCAGCACTATTGAAGCCCGTGGGGCGGGTGGCCAGTACATTTTTATTGTGCCGCAATACCAAATGGTAGCAGTTATTACATCTGGCAATTTCAGGAACCGGAGGGTATGGCAACCTGAAAAAATCATGGAAAATTATATTCT
- a CDS encoding carboxymuconolactone decarboxylase family protein — protein sequence MYLNLLAGRNALNTLKAGMPYIPLDENLPGITGLLNYRQDTALPIRQLTQILLRGESTLTEGERELIATVVSNGNQCRFCTNAHTAAADVLLGETETAEKVKNDPDNAPVTEKMKHLLEIARQTQVSGKNVIADLVAKAKQAGATDLELHDTVLIAALFSLYNRYVDGLASVTPTEPAFYNRLAGILKTNGYLPSANRYAALNAD from the coding sequence TTGTATTTAAATTTATTGGCTGGCCGCAACGCCCTAAACACATTAAAAGCTGGTATGCCTTATATCCCGTTAGATGAAAACCTGCCCGGAATTACCGGTTTGCTTAATTACAGGCAGGATACAGCCTTGCCCATAAGGCAGCTTACCCAAATCCTGTTGCGGGGAGAATCGACCCTTACGGAGGGCGAGCGTGAATTGATTGCTACTGTGGTGAGTAACGGCAACCAATGCCGTTTTTGCACCAACGCCCACACCGCCGCCGCTGATGTTTTGTTAGGCGAAACCGAAACTGCCGAAAAGGTAAAAAACGACCCCGACAACGCCCCGGTAACTGAAAAAATGAAACATTTGCTTGAAATAGCGCGCCAAACACAGGTAAGCGGCAAAAATGTAATAGCCGACCTGGTTGCAAAGGCTAAACAGGCCGGCGCTACCGACCTTGAGCTGCACGATACCGTTTTAATTGCGGCTCTTTTTAGCTTATATAACCGTTATGTAGATGGGTTGGCCAGCGTAACACCAACTGAACCTGCTTTTTACAATCGCCTTGCAGGTATCTTAAAAACAAATGGGTACCTGCCATCGGCAAACAGGTACGCCGCCTTAAATGCAGACTAA